One stretch of Argiope bruennichi chromosome 3, qqArgBrue1.1, whole genome shotgun sequence DNA includes these proteins:
- the LOC129962963 gene encoding uncharacterized protein LOC129962963: MKLKCLGEQTVTHGLFGGLKRRENHKMYSIKLRNTENNFCCNVEVMDQNKICTSLPKLDSKNIEEVKQLGIFVSDICLDENLCLYENDPKEIHILLGADTAARLFTGEIKKLSPDLIAMNTKLGWTVIGRSGINKNDSSSTLMSLLVNDVNISDLWRLDTLNINDPAETQSRKELEEAAKEHFERSVTRDNEGRYIVSLPWIHDHPPLPDGRKLAERRLNSCIKALERVEKLADYDDVFQDWQNEGIIEEVDPMQEIKEGQHFLPHHPVFKENSTTKVRPVFDGSAKEKNTPSINDCLEKGPNLVELIPSLINRFRVEKYGVISDIKKAFLQIGLQERDRPYLRFLWEDRRKDGNIKILQHKRVVFGISSSPFLLGATLELHLKNAPDHLKETAQQLMRSFYVDNCVFSVNRREELARFISESQALLSTAKFELRGWEHSPTEDKTEERQEDRKVPVLGLLWNLPKDTISLDLKSLMKEDKGPITKRKILSTVHRIFDPIGFSCPVTLEPKSLLQECWKLGLSWDAELPLLITERFERWKMKLPKLNDLEIPRCVREDFAEDSKFSIHVFCDASQSAYATCIFLRAESADSTSCQLIQARNRVAPLKKISIPRLELLSCTIGARLAKATISELGLENIPIFYWSDSMNALYWIKRNENWATFVYNRVLEIRKLTNPEDWRHISGTLNPADLPSRGSNAEELVKSLWWKGPNWLRMPIEDWPVSETMPDFDVVNSEKRKSIVSVTNTTTEQLEYFSKTFLDSDGLLRVKTKISQRSDLPTFRFPILLPSKHDVIGKLIFEKHVELSHAGIQILMSSLRENYWILKSRKTIRQVIRNCVICQRFSSRPLEVASAPLPEDRVRDACVFEVVGVDLCGPLYLKNKSKCWAVLFTCAVYRAVHIELVTSLSTDSFILALRRFISRRGRPATIYSDNGTNLVGTSNELKSVDWVKIQEYASVKKILWKFNPPSAPWWGGFWERLIGMLKSILRKILGKASLQFEELYTVLCDAEGIINSRPLTYLSEDNEDLIALTPAMFLQDVKEIGVPDIDQIDAKRMNKRFFYRQKVCQDLRKRFRIEYLGHLREFSKIRNESKIKEGDIVLIGDSNVKRINWPLGRVIKLYLGKDKKVRLVEVQTKSGSFLRPIQRLFPLEVSQSEKSAIPCLPKSDSPSTMMIPDGTPTSSDSHAVSDVRQPRRSRYGRLLKPNALLDSLV, translated from the exons ATGAAATTGAAGTGTCTTGGGGAACAAACGGTGACTCATGGACTTTTCGGAGGACTGAAAAGGCGGGAAAACCACAAGATGTATTCTATTAAATTgcgtaatacagaaaataatttctgttgtaaTGTAGAAGTAAtggatcagaataaaatttgcacTTCTCTTCCCAAATTAGATTCTAAAAACATCGAAGAAGTAAAACAATTGGGTATATTTGTTAGTGATATTTGCTTAGATGAAAATCTTTGTTTGTATGAAAACGATCCCAAGGAGATTCACATATTATTAGGGGCAGATACAGCAGCCAGATTATTtacaggagaaattaaaaaactttcgcCTGATCTAATTGCGATGAACACCAAGTTAGGGTGGACAGTTATTGGAAGAtcaggaattaataaaaatgatagttccAGCACGCTAATGTCGCTACTTGTCAACGACGTAAATATATCCGATCTTTGGAGGCTTGATACATTGAATATCAATGACCCTGCGGAAACTCAAAGTAGAAAAGAACTAGAAGAAGCGGCTAAGGAACATTTTGAACGCAGTGTAACACGAGATAACGAGGGGCGCTACATTGTCAGTCTACCGTGGATACATGATCATCCACCTCTTCCTGATGGCAGAAAGTTAGCTGAACGAAGACTTAACAGTTGTATTAAAGCCTTAGAACGTGTCGAGAAGCTGGCCGATTATGATGATGTTTTTCAGGATTGGCAGAATGAGGGTATCATTGAAGAAGTTGATCCTATGCAAGAAATCAAAGAAGGACAGCATTTCTTACCTCACCATCCTGTCTTCAAGGAGAATTCGACGACCAAAGTTCGACCCGTTTTTGATGGTTCAGCTAAAGAAAAGAATACACCTTCTATTAATGACTGCCTCGAAAAGGGACCAAATCTTGTAGAACTCATTCCATCTCTCATAAATCGCTTTCGTGTTGAAAAATATGGAGTGATATCTGACATTAAGAAGGCCTTTCTGCAAATTGGATTACAAGAACGAGATAGACCATATCTCAGATTTTTATGGGAGGATAGAAGAAAAGACGGAAATATCAAGATCCTGCAGCACAAAAGAGTTGTGTTCGGAATCTCCTCCAGTCCTTTCCTTCTAGGAGCTACATtagaacttcatttaaaaaacgcCCCAGATCATCTCAAGGAAACAGCCCAGCAACTTATGAGGTCCTTCTACGTTGATAATTGTGTTTTCAGCGTCAACAGAAGAGAAGAACTCGCTAGATTTATTTCGGAATCACAAGCACTATTATCTACTGCCAAGTTTGAACTTCGAGGGTGGGAGCATTCTCCTACTGAAGACAAAACTGAAGAAAGGCAAGAAGACCGAAAGGTTCCAGTTCTTGGGCTTCTGTGGAATTTACCAAAGGACACTATATCTCTAGATTTGAAAAGTTTGATGAAAGAAGATAAAGGacctattacaaaaagaaaaatcctgtCAACCGTTCATCGAATCTTTGATCCGATAGGATTTTCTTGTCCAGTGACTCTAGAGCCCAAATCTTTGTTGCAGGAATGCTGGAAATTGGGTCTGTCCTGGGATGCTGAACTCCCTCTGCTGATAACTGAAAGATTCGAACGCTGGAAGATGAAGTTACCGAAATTGAATGATCTTGAAATACCAAGATGTGTACGTGAGGACTTTGCAGAAGATTCCAAATTTTCCATCCATGTTTTTTGTGACGCAAGTCAGAGTGCCTACGCTACATGTATCTTCTTGAGAGCTGAATCTGCTGATAGCACGTCGTGCCAGTTAATACAAGCTAGAAATAGAGTTGCTCCTTTGAAAAAGATCTCTATTCCACGCCTAGAACTTTTGTCCTGTACTATTGGTGCTAGATTGGCAAAAGCAACCATATCCGAACTTGGACTTGAGAACATACCAATCTTCTACTGGTCTGACTCTATGAATGCTTTGTATTGGatcaaaagaaatgagaattggGCCACGTTTGTTTACAACAGGGTACTGGAAATCCGTAAACTCACCAATCCTGAAGACTGGAGGCACATAAGTGGAACATTAAACCCAGCTGACCTTCCATCACGAGGTTCCAATGCAGAGGAACTTGTGAAATCTCTTTGGTGGAAGGGTCCAAATTGGCTGAGAATGCCTATAGAAGATTGGCCTGTTTCGGAAACTATGCCAGATTTCGACGTTGTAAACtccgaaaaaagaaaatctattgtgTCTGTCACTAACACCACGACAGAGCAATTAGAGTACTTTTCTAAG ACATTCCTGGATTCAGATGGTTTATTAAGAGTAAAGACCAAAATTTCTCAAAGAAGTGATCTACCAACATTTAGATTTCCAATTTTGCTGCCTTCAAAGCATGATGTTattggaaaacttatttttgaaaagcatgttGAACTTAGTCATGCTGGGATACAGATTTTGATGTCGAGTTTAAGAGAGAATTATTGGATCTTAAAAAGCAGGAAGACAATACGTCAAGTAATAAGGAATTGTGTAATATGTCAACGTTTTTCATCTCGGCCATTAGAAGTAGCAAGTGCTCCACTACCCGAAGATCGCGTCAGAGATGCTTGTGTTTTTGAAGTAGTAGGAGTTGACTTGTGCGGACcactatatttgaaaaacaaaagcaaatgttGGGCTGTACTTTTTACATGCGCAGTCTATCGCGCAGTCCACATCGAGCTGGTAACTAGTTTATCAACAGATAGTTTTATTCTAGCTTTACGAAGGTTTATTTCTAGAAGAGGAAGACCAGCTACAATTTATTCAGATAATGGAACCAACTTAGTGGGTACTTCTAATGAGCTGAAATCTGTTGATTGGgtgaaaatacaagaatatgcCTCAGTAAAGAAAATCCTATGGAAATTCAACCCCCCATCAGCCCCATGGTGGGGCGGATTTTGGGAAAGGCTTATAGGTATGTTGAAatctatcttaagaaaaattcttggaaagGCCTCCTTACAATTTGAAGAATTGTACACTGTACTATGTGATGCTGAGGGCATTATAAATTCAAGACCTTTGACATACTTAAGTGAAGACAATGAGGACCTTATAGCATTAACACCTGCTATGTTTTtacaagatgtaaaagaaataggaGTTCCAGATATAGATCAAATAGATGCtaagagaatgaataaaagattcttcTACAGGCAAAAAGTGTGTCAAGATCTCAGAAAACGTTTCAGAATCGAATATCTTGGACATCTTAGAGAATTTTCAAAGATTcgtaatgaatctaaaattaaagaaggagacATTGTTCTCATCGGTGATAGTAACGTCAAGCGAATAAATTGGCCTTTGGGAAGAGTCATCAAATTATATCTTGGAAAAGACAAGAAAGTTCGTCTCGTGGAAGTCCAGACCAAATCTGGGTCTTTCCTACGTCCAATCCAGAGACTTTTTCCTCTTGAGGTCAGCCAAAGTGAAAAATCTGCTATCCCGTGTCTCCCAAAGAGTGATTCTCCATCCACAATGATGATTCCTGATGGTACACCTACCTCTAGTGACTCTCATGCTGTTTCAGATGTGAGACAACCAAGAAGATCCCGTTATGGCCGGCTTTTAAAGCCCAATGCTCTCCTAGACTCATTGGTTTGA